The proteins below come from a single Plectropomus leopardus isolate mb unplaced genomic scaffold, YSFRI_Pleo_2.0 unplaced_scaffold28711, whole genome shotgun sequence genomic window:
- the LOC121938178 gene encoding SUZ domain-containing protein 1-like — protein MDEEVAESWEEAADSGEMEKRLEEKLRISQKEKESSNITSRSPLRTTMVIQDDSLPAAPPPQIRILKRPASNGSLGSSLNQNRPTPQVKSLAQREAEYAEARKRILGSACPEETPQDKPSTDRAGRNNSTLPSEDTRSNNHTVRQPAGPDGTHGFRQHR, from the exons ATGGATGAGGAGGTCGCTGAAAGTTGGGAGGAAGCTGCTGATAGTGGG GAAATGGAAAAACGGTTAGAAGAGAAGCTAAGGATCAGCCAGAAAGAAAA GGAGTCCAGCAATATAACATCACGATCTCCACTGAGGACAACCATGGTGATACAGGACGACTCCCTCCCAGCAGCACCCCCACCTCAGATCCGCATTCTGAAGCGGCCTGCAAGTAATGGGTCATTGGGCTCCTCCTTGAATCAGAACAGGCCCACACCGCAGGTCAAATCTCTGGCCCAGCGTGAGGCAGAGTACGCCGAGGCCAGGAAGAGAATACTGGGCAGCGCCTGCCCAGAGGAGACGCCTCAGGATAAACCCAGCACAGACAG aGCAGGGCGCAATAACTCTACATTGCCTTCCGAGGACACCCGATCAAACAATCACACTGTCCGGCAGCCAGCCGGCCCAGACGGCACCCATGGGTTCCGACAGCACAGATAA